The following proteins come from a genomic window of Nitrospira sp.:
- a CDS encoding Phosphoglycerate kinase produces MNLRKKTIDDVQLRGKRVIIRADFNVPLDESLQITDDTRIRSTLPTINRVVDEGAKVILCSHLGRPKGTFDPKYSLAPVAKRLGRLLGKDVVFAPDCIGPAVEKLVAKMKDGDVLLLENLRFHAGEEKNDDAFAKALASLGDVFINDAFGAAHRAHASTVGITQYIKDAAAGALLKKEIEYLEGAVANPVRPFAAVLGGAKVSGKIGVIENLGKKVDKVIIGGGMAFTFLKAKGMEIGNSLCEMDMLDFARGIEDHALSRGVKFYLPVDCVVAASREVGAETKIVPVQEIPKGWYALDIGPASVKLFNEAVQNAKTILWNGPMGVFEIDAYARGTLAMAHAIADAYALTIVGGGETSLAVHRAGESENISFISTGGGAALELLEGKTLPGLAALPDRTN; encoded by the coding sequence ATGAATTTGCGCAAGAAAACGATCGACGATGTGCAACTTCGTGGCAAGCGGGTCATCATCCGCGCCGATTTCAACGTCCCGCTCGATGAATCGCTTCAAATTACCGATGACACCCGTATTCGCTCAACGCTGCCGACGATCAATCGCGTCGTCGACGAAGGAGCGAAAGTCATTCTTTGCTCTCACCTCGGCCGGCCCAAGGGAACCTTCGACCCCAAATACAGCCTCGCGCCTGTTGCAAAACGACTGGGACGACTGCTCGGGAAAGACGTGGTCTTCGCTCCGGACTGCATAGGGCCGGCCGTCGAAAAACTGGTCGCCAAGATGAAGGACGGCGATGTCCTCTTGCTGGAAAACCTTCGTTTCCATGCCGGCGAGGAAAAAAATGACGACGCCTTCGCCAAGGCGCTCGCCTCGCTGGGCGATGTCTTCATCAATGATGCCTTCGGGGCGGCCCACCGGGCCCATGCTTCGACCGTCGGCATCACCCAATACATAAAAGATGCGGCGGCAGGCGCGCTGCTCAAGAAAGAAATCGAATACCTCGAAGGGGCCGTCGCCAATCCCGTGCGGCCGTTTGCCGCTGTCCTAGGGGGAGCGAAGGTTTCCGGGAAAATCGGCGTCATCGAAAACCTGGGGAAGAAGGTCGATAAAGTCATCATCGGCGGGGGCATGGCGTTTACGTTCTTGAAGGCGAAAGGCATGGAGATCGGCAATTCTCTCTGCGAAATGGATATGCTGGATTTTGCCCGAGGGATCGAAGATCATGCCCTCTCACGAGGGGTCAAATTTTACCTGCCCGTCGATTGTGTCGTCGCAGCCAGCCGAGAGGTGGGGGCTGAAACCAAGATTGTTCCGGTACAGGAGATTCCTAAGGGATGGTATGCCCTCGATATTGGACCGGCCTCCGTCAAGCTGTTCAATGAGGCGGTCCAAAATGCAAAAACCATCCTGTGGAACGGACCGATGGGCGTGTTTGAAATCGATGCCTACGCCAGAGGCACCTTGGCCATGGCCCATGCAATCGCCGATGCGTACGCGCTCACGATCGTGGGCGGCGGTGAGACGTCACTGGCCGTTCATCGGGCCGGTGAATCTGAGAACATATCGTTTATCTCGACCGGAGGCGGCGCCGCCCTTGAATTACTGGAAGGCAAAACACTTCCTGGTCTAGCAGCGCTGCCTGACCGCACCAACTGA
- a CDS encoding Programmed cell death antitoxin YdcD, whose amino-acid sequence MAKSKVAISLDESTLGRIDKLVEKAAFTSRSQAIQEAVEEKLARLNRSRLARECAKLDPAFEKALAEEGLSKDAAEWPEY is encoded by the coding sequence ATGGCCAAGTCAAAAGTCGCGATCTCCCTTGATGAATCCACATTGGGCCGCATCGATAAACTCGTCGAGAAAGCTGCCTTTACCAGCCGCAGTCAGGCAATTCAGGAAGCCGTAGAAGAAAAGCTGGCGCGACTCAACCGAAGCCGCTTGGCCAGGGAATGCGCAAAGCTTGATCCGGCTTTTGAGAAGGCACTTGCCGAAGAGGGATTGTCTAAGGATGCCGCCGAATGGCCAGAATATTGA
- a CDS encoding Programmed cell death toxin YdcE, whose protein sequence is MARILRGEIRWAELNPVRGNEQAGLRPVLILSHDVFNERSGTVIAVALTSQPQRAEFPLTLELQSKDLPKKSWVKISQIRTLAAERIGQRLGKASPEELAQVIDGLTEIIGP, encoded by the coding sequence ATGGCCAGAATATTGAGGGGGGAGATTCGTTGGGCAGAGCTGAATCCAGTCCGTGGTAATGAGCAGGCGGGGCTGCGCCCTGTTCTTATCCTCAGTCACGACGTATTCAATGAGCGTTCCGGAACCGTGATCGCCGTCGCGCTCACAAGCCAACCACAACGAGCAGAATTTCCGCTCACTCTCGAACTACAATCAAAAGACCTCCCGAAAAAATCATGGGTCAAGATTAGCCAAATCCGCACATTGGCCGCCGAACGAATCGGTCAGCGGCTTGGGAAGGCGAGCCCTGAAGAGCTAGCACAAGTCATCGACGGGCTTACTGAAATCATCGGCCCCTAA
- a CDS encoding NAD-dependent glyceraldehyde-3-phosphate dehydrogenase has product MAIRVGINGFGRIGRNVLRASMGDKDLQIVAINDLTDAKTLAYLLKYDSVHGTLSASVEAKEDQILVDGSPIKVLAIKDPKELPWKALNVDVVIESTGRFTDREAAGKHLSAGAKHVIISAPAKDPDVTIVLGVNDEKFDPKSHHIVSNASCTTNCLAPVAKVLLESFGIKHGIMTTIHSYTNDQQLLDLPHKDLRRARAAGMSMIPTSTGAAKALHLVIPQLKGKLDGLAIRVPTPNVSLVDLTVETEKDCDVASVNAAFKKAADGPLKGILKYSEDPIVSIDQKGDAHSATVDAPLTNVVDKRLVKVTAWYDNEWGYSCRVRDLVKVLAGKSAPH; this is encoded by the coding sequence ATGGCCATTCGTGTTGGGATCAACGGATTCGGACGTATAGGACGCAACGTGCTGCGCGCTTCGATGGGTGACAAAGATCTTCAGATCGTCGCCATCAACGATCTCACGGATGCCAAGACCCTCGCCTACCTGCTCAAGTATGACTCGGTACACGGGACCCTTTCAGCCAGTGTTGAAGCCAAGGAAGACCAGATCCTCGTGGATGGGAGCCCCATCAAAGTGCTCGCGATCAAAGATCCGAAGGAACTGCCTTGGAAAGCGCTGAACGTCGATGTGGTGATCGAATCGACGGGCCGATTTACCGATCGGGAGGCAGCAGGCAAACACCTGTCTGCCGGCGCCAAGCATGTGATTATTTCCGCCCCGGCAAAAGATCCCGATGTGACCATTGTGCTGGGTGTGAACGACGAAAAATTCGACCCGAAATCCCACCATATTGTGTCCAACGCATCTTGCACGACAAACTGTCTGGCGCCGGTGGCCAAGGTCCTGTTGGAATCGTTCGGGATCAAGCACGGGATCATGACGACCATCCATTCCTATACCAACGATCAGCAATTGCTGGACCTTCCACACAAAGACCTTCGACGTGCCCGTGCAGCCGGTATGTCGATGATTCCCACCAGCACCGGCGCAGCCAAAGCGCTGCATCTCGTCATTCCTCAACTCAAGGGCAAGCTGGACGGTCTCGCCATTCGGGTGCCGACGCCGAACGTGTCGCTGGTCGATCTCACCGTCGAAACCGAGAAGGATTGTGACGTGGCGTCCGTCAACGCCGCCTTCAAGAAGGCCGCGGATGGCCCCCTGAAGGGCATTCTTAAGTACTCCGAAGACCCCATCGTCTCGATCGATCAAAAAGGGGACGCTCACTCGGCCACCGTCGATGCGCCGTTGACCAACGTCGTGGATAAGCGTCTCGTCAAGGTCACGGCTTGGTACGACAATGAATGGGGCTATTCATGCCGAGTCCGCGACCTCGTCAAGGTTCTGGCCGGAAAATCTGCTCCTCACTGA
- a CDS encoding Protein translocase membrane subunit SecG, giving the protein MLYTLIVIVHVFICFLMIGAILLQSGKGAEIGAAFGGSSQTVFGSRGPANFLSKLTVVVAAVFMVTSLSLAILAKQRNFSSTVIDMQPKSEPTAPSAAPPAQSSGDSHPSGETPATDH; this is encoded by the coding sequence ATGCTGTATACCTTGATTGTTATTGTCCATGTCTTTATTTGCTTTCTGATGATCGGGGCAATTCTTCTCCAGTCTGGGAAGGGGGCGGAGATCGGCGCCGCTTTCGGCGGATCCAGTCAGACGGTGTTCGGCAGCCGTGGCCCCGCGAATTTTTTGAGCAAGCTGACGGTCGTTGTGGCGGCCGTGTTCATGGTGACATCGCTCAGTCTGGCCATTTTAGCCAAACAACGAAACTTCTCTTCGACCGTCATCGATATGCAGCCCAAGAGCGAACCGACAGCTCCCTCGGCTGCCCCACCCGCTCAGTCTTCAGGGGATTCGCATCCTTCGGGAGAGACTCCCGCAACTGACCACTGA
- a CDS encoding Triosephosphate isomerase, translating to MRTLLIVGNWKMNKTASEAATFVRELNQRLPGTSTGVEFVIAPPFTALESVRHVLGSRSPIQLGAQNMFWEDQGAYTGEISAPMLKDLGCRYVILGHSERRTLFGEQNAGIRKKIQAALKHGLRPILCIGESLAQRNNGSTDDVLTQQLHESLSGLTGEALAGVTVAYEPIWAIGTGKSATTEQAVAAHRTIRRVLASTASPAIADCTKILYGGSVTPQNIESLLASDQVDGALIGGACLHVESFATIAKVASAARSIGV from the coding sequence GTGCGTACACTCCTGATCGTCGGCAATTGGAAGATGAACAAGACGGCGTCTGAAGCGGCGACCTTCGTTCGTGAGCTGAATCAACGCCTGCCTGGTACCTCCACAGGCGTTGAATTTGTCATAGCTCCCCCTTTTACCGCCCTGGAATCTGTCCGCCACGTACTGGGCTCCCGGTCACCGATTCAGCTGGGAGCGCAGAACATGTTCTGGGAGGATCAGGGTGCCTATACAGGAGAAATTTCTGCACCGATGCTGAAAGACCTCGGTTGTCGCTATGTGATTCTGGGCCATTCGGAACGGCGAACCCTCTTCGGCGAACAGAATGCCGGCATCCGGAAAAAAATCCAAGCAGCGCTCAAACACGGCCTCCGTCCGATTCTCTGCATCGGTGAGTCGCTCGCTCAGCGCAACAACGGTTCGACCGACGACGTGCTCACGCAACAACTGCACGAGAGCTTGTCCGGTTTGACCGGTGAAGCACTGGCTGGAGTCACCGTCGCCTATGAACCGATATGGGCCATCGGCACGGGTAAGTCGGCGACGACCGAGCAAGCCGTCGCCGCCCACCGGACTATTCGGCGAGTCCTTGCCTCCACAGCTTCTCCCGCGATTGCCGACTGCACGAAGATTCTCTATGGAGGGAGCGTCACGCCCCAGAACATAGAATCGCTACTTGCCTCGGACCAGGTTGACGGGGCACTCATCGGCGGCGCTTGTCTCCATGTCGAATCCTTTGCTACAATTGCAAAGGTCGCTTCCGCTGCCCGATCAATCGGAGTCTAA
- a CDS encoding Recombination inhibitory protein MutS2, with the protein MSDSLSEHAAQALEWPRLLEILARHAQSSMGIAQCRSLAMSNDLANACLRQQETTEMVSLLEGSNPMPALAFPDIREQLTRSRKGGMLEAGELRDCAVVLALMAEVGRYAESHTVEIQALVRVLAPLHDTTSLRGLLRAIEGAIQSDGSIKDTASPELRRLTHQAQGLKQEMRQHLEQILHSKRYEEVLQEFYFAQREGRYVVPVKADMRGRVPGIVHDVSASGATVFLEPRELVELNNSIKVADLEIEREVQRILRELTALVASDADKIEQGIEVLAECDVIKARAEMSRRLKCNPVALNSDGRILLKQARHPLLLVAKDQVVANDIQLDETVRVLVISGPNTGGKTVTLKIVGLFALMVRAGLHLPCAPQSEMAIFTDLYADIGDAQDLSRDLSSFSAHMMYMIRLLSESSSMPRSLACSSPNALVLLDEPVTSTDPQEGAALAESLLCRLAQLNMKVVATTHYGALKKLAQTTPGFVNASVEFDVARLAPTYRLFMGIPGGSSALEIAGRLGMDHSILNDARKRLLHEDRRLDELMVDLQRRQCQLVEDSEKAQQARQEAEQAARDAHVLRAQLQETEQETRRGLKKKLGEQFQRARAEVQATVDSFKREQKLIKAKETKQRLHELETKVRQEFEPSSKPIPLEQLGIGDQVEITGLGMTGNLLETPQGKKRVRVKVGDGEISATVSNLIGLAHEASTEIAAPASASAIQRRVSPSNGLGLDEQTVVDVRGQTVDEALDQVVAALDRAALQGAPYLRIIHGHGTGRLKSALRGYLKDSPYVAEFRAGDRAEGGDGMTVVRLR; encoded by the coding sequence GTGAGCGACTCATTATCTGAACATGCGGCACAGGCGTTGGAGTGGCCCCGGTTATTGGAAATTCTCGCAAGACATGCACAATCGTCGATGGGAATTGCTCAATGCCGGTCGCTTGCCATGTCGAACGACCTCGCGAATGCCTGCCTGCGTCAACAAGAGACGACCGAGATGGTGAGTTTGCTGGAGGGAAGTAATCCGATGCCGGCGCTCGCCTTTCCCGATATTCGTGAACAACTGACTCGATCCAGGAAGGGAGGAATGCTTGAGGCCGGTGAGTTACGAGACTGTGCGGTTGTGTTGGCTCTCATGGCGGAAGTAGGGCGATATGCCGAGTCTCATACAGTCGAGATTCAGGCACTGGTTCGGGTCTTGGCTCCGCTTCATGATACAACAAGTTTGCGCGGACTTCTGAGAGCTATCGAAGGCGCGATCCAATCCGACGGTTCCATAAAAGATACGGCTTCACCGGAGCTGCGACGCCTGACTCACCAAGCTCAGGGGCTGAAGCAGGAGATGCGGCAGCATCTGGAGCAGATCCTCCATTCCAAGCGCTATGAGGAGGTGCTTCAAGAGTTCTATTTCGCCCAGCGAGAGGGACGCTATGTTGTGCCGGTGAAGGCGGACATGCGGGGGAGAGTTCCCGGGATCGTCCATGATGTGTCGGCCAGCGGGGCGACCGTCTTTCTGGAGCCGCGGGAGTTGGTCGAGCTGAACAATTCCATCAAGGTGGCGGATTTGGAGATTGAACGCGAGGTGCAGCGCATCTTACGGGAACTGACCGCGCTGGTGGCCTCCGACGCGGATAAGATTGAACAAGGGATCGAGGTGTTGGCCGAATGTGATGTGATTAAAGCAAGAGCTGAGATGAGTCGCCGACTGAAGTGCAACCCTGTCGCATTGAACAGCGATGGCCGCATTCTGCTCAAGCAGGCGCGGCATCCGCTGTTGCTCGTCGCGAAAGATCAAGTTGTGGCAAATGACATTCAGTTGGATGAAACAGTCCGCGTCCTCGTGATTTCCGGGCCGAATACGGGGGGAAAGACCGTCACGCTCAAAATCGTCGGGTTGTTCGCTCTCATGGTGCGGGCTGGACTGCATCTTCCCTGTGCTCCTCAGTCCGAGATGGCCATCTTTACCGATCTCTATGCCGACATCGGTGATGCACAGGACTTGAGCCGCGATCTGTCCAGCTTTTCCGCTCATATGATGTACATGATCCGACTCCTTTCCGAGAGCAGCTCCATGCCGAGGTCGCTCGCATGTTCATCGCCGAACGCACTCGTGCTCCTCGATGAACCGGTGACCTCAACTGATCCGCAAGAAGGGGCGGCGCTGGCAGAGTCGCTTCTCTGCCGTCTCGCCCAGTTGAACATGAAAGTCGTGGCGACCACGCATTACGGAGCGCTTAAGAAACTGGCGCAAACGACACCCGGTTTTGTGAATGCCAGCGTGGAGTTCGATGTGGCTCGGTTGGCGCCGACCTACCGATTGTTCATGGGTATTCCCGGCGGTTCATCGGCCTTGGAGATCGCCGGCCGTCTGGGCATGGATCACAGCATTTTGAATGATGCACGGAAGCGGTTACTGCACGAAGACCGGCGGCTCGACGAGCTAATGGTGGATTTGCAGCGGAGGCAATGCCAATTGGTTGAAGATAGCGAGAAGGCCCAGCAAGCCAGGCAAGAAGCCGAACAAGCCGCTCGGGACGCCCACGTGCTTCGAGCTCAACTGCAAGAAACTGAGCAGGAAACTCGGCGGGGGCTCAAGAAGAAACTCGGCGAGCAATTTCAACGGGCTCGAGCGGAGGTTCAGGCCACTGTCGACTCCTTCAAACGCGAACAGAAGCTGATCAAAGCCAAGGAGACGAAACAGCGGTTGCATGAGTTGGAGACAAAAGTCAGACAGGAGTTTGAGCCGTCAAGCAAACCGATTCCACTTGAACAACTTGGTATCGGCGACCAGGTGGAAATAACCGGCTTGGGCATGACGGGGAATTTATTGGAAACGCCACAGGGGAAGAAACGCGTGCGGGTCAAGGTTGGGGATGGTGAAATTTCAGCTACAGTTTCGAACCTCATCGGTCTCGCGCATGAAGCGAGTACAGAAATAGCGGCACCGGCTTCAGCGTCTGCAATTCAACGACGAGTTTCGCCGAGCAATGGGTTAGGGCTCGATGAGCAGACAGTGGTGGATGTGCGAGGTCAGACTGTAGACGAAGCGCTCGATCAGGTCGTCGCGGCGCTCGATCGGGCGGCTCTTCAAGGCGCACCGTACCTTCGTATCATCCATGGGCATGGAACCGGCCGTCTCAAATCGGCCTTGCGAGGATATCTCAAAGATTCGCCCTATGTGGCGGAATTTCGCGCTGGTGACCGGGCCGAGGGAGGGGATGGGATGACGGTGGTGCGATTGCGGTGA